A region of the Immundisolibacter sp. genome:
GCGGCGCCGATCCCGCAGATTCTGTACAACGTACCCGGCCGCACGGCCTGTGACCTGCAGACCGACACCGTGCTGCGCCTGGCCGAGATTCCGAACATCGTCGGCCTGAAGGATGCCACCGGCAGCCTGGAGCGCGCCGCCGAGCTGCTGGCGCGGTGCCCGGCCGATTTCTGGCTATTCAGCGGCGAGGACGCCATCGCGGCCGAGCTCATGCTGCGCGGCTATCGGGGCGTGATTTCGGTCACTGCCAATGTGGCGCCCAAGGCCATGGCGGCGATGAGCGAGGCGGCGCTGGCCGGGAATCGCGAACTGGCGCTGGCGCTCGATGCGCCGCTGCAGGCGCTGCACCGCAATCTGTTTGTCGAGGCCAACCCGATTCCGGTCAAGTGGGCGCTGGCCGAGCTGGAGCTGATCGAGCCTGGCATTCGTCTGCCGCTGACACCCTTGTCTGCGGCCTGTCACGACACCGTGCGCGCGGCTTTGCGCCAGGCGTCCCTACTGTGATCCTGCGAGGCATCATGCA
Encoded here:
- the dapA gene encoding 4-hydroxy-tetrahydrodipicolinate synthase, whose product is MIHGSVVALVTPMTASGAIDYAALARLVEFHLASGTHGIVAVGTTGESPTLDMDEHIGVIAEVVRRVDGRIPVIGGTGANSTAEAIELTRAASDAGVDACLLVTPYYNKPTQEGLYRHFRAVAEAAPIPQILYNVPGRTACDLQTDTVLRLAEIPNIVGLKDATGSLERAAELLARCPADFWLFSGEDAIAAELMLRGYRGVISVTANVAPKAMAAMSEAALAGNRELALALDAPLQALHRNLFVEANPIPVKWALAELELIEPGIRLPLTPLSAACHDTVRAALRQASLL